The genomic region AACTGagttatgaaaagttataaataaataaaattcaataatgtATAATTTGTAAGGGAGAAAAAGAACGTACCTTTATGGAAGCTTTCTTAGCTTCTAAATGAACAACCAAATCAGTTAATAGAGGGCATCTTTTCACTGAAAAGGACGATAACGATCTCAAGAATTGCTGGTGTTGGAGCATACTGTCATTTCCCACCCTGTCTTTGGCAACTCTAAACACTTGTTTTAATTGAGAGCAAGCCTCTACGTTAAGAGTCAAACCCTGAAGCCCTTGTGGTGACATCGACGTTGGAAAAATATACTCCAAACCATAACAATTTGATATGCTGACGTCTCCTAACTCTGGGAAGCACAAAGAATTATGAGAATTGATGGTTGGTGATATTTCTCCCTCGTCGCCTTCCAATTCTGTCACTATTTGCTTCATTTCATCACAGTAGCTTATGTCAAGACGTTTCAATTGTACTAGACTTTGAGCAAGAGAAAGTGAAAAGAGTGATTTCAAACGTGGGAACTTTTTTATAGTCAAAACAACTAAGCTTTCAAGTCTTACATGTTGGGTCGGAAAAATATACTCCAAACCATCACAAGTAGATATGTAGAGTTTTGTTAACTTTGGGAAGGACAAAGAAGTATGAGAATTGATAGTATGTGATATTTCTCCCTTGTCACCTTCTAATTCTGTCACTGTTTGCTTCAACTCAGGACAATAGATTATCTCAAGTTTTTCCAAGAGTACGAGACTTTGAGCAAGAGAAAGTGAAAAGAGTGATTTCAAACGTGGGCAGTGTAGTATAGTCAATTCAACTAAGCTTTCAAGTCTTACATGTTGGGTTGGCAATTCCCATATGCAACTCAAATCTGGCAACCTTTGAAGacgtaaaatcttcaaatttgaAAGGAGTGGAGCTTCATTTTCCTCCACCTCCTCCATTTGAAATACCACTTTTAGATTCTTGCAGTAATCGATTCTCACTAGTTTTAGATTTCGTAAGATCATTGATACCGACACCTTTGGTTGTGTTTTATTAGTCAAGCATTCTACATACTCATCCTTGATTTTTGACACTTCAAGAGACTCTAAATTCCCAAGTAATTGGGAAAATGCATTGTAAGGAAACACTTCCTCAATTTTCAAGGATCTTGTTGTGTCAATAGTATAACCAAAACCGGACATTTCTCAGTAACCAAAATTTATACTAAAACAGTTTATgccaattttgtaattttctaattCAGGAAACTCGAAGTCTAGTGGACAATGTAGAGAATGTACCTCAACTGATAGTCTCCTTAATTTGGTCAAAAATTTTATCTCGAGAAAGATATCATTACTTATACCCGATCTTGGTAGATACAACTCCTCTAACTGAGACAACCTTCGAATAACTTTAGATTGAAATCTCCCAGAACACGCACAATTGATTAGATCCAATATCTTTAGATTTTCTAACATCTCTAATTCATCTGCAAGATCCTCGTACACCCAACCATGTAAACTCAGGATCTCAAGTGTTGTTAGGTTTCCAAGAAACGAATAGTGCGCAAAATTGTCCAAATGCAGAGCACGGAGTTTTGGTAGGAACGTAAGAGCATACAAGGAAATAACCCCCGTACCATATACAGCTGTAAGATTTAAAACTTTTAGTTCTGTCATTCCTAAAAAACATGTACCTTGTATATCGCAGTTATTGAGCAATAGGATCTCAAGCTTTGAATGCATCAATCTATCaggaaattttttcttttcactgcCCAATAATGAGATTGCTTTACTAGATTCTGAGCTTTTATTTAGTGTTTCCAATCTAGAATTGATCATAAAACTACTTTCTTCTTCTGATGCAATCCATAGAGCAACATCACGAACTATATCATGTAACTTAACGTACCTAATCAAGCCAAAATAAAAGAGGATGcattgaataatattttattattatacaattttaagaagaataaaagataaaaagaatgTAGAAAAAGGAACAATaggaagaaaaattttaataaaacaaagagGTGGAGGAAACTATCAAATTTAACTATAGTATAcatcttaatcaaattttacattatatgAATTAgacttaatataatatttggtatttaaCTTGTCATTTTTCCTaacacttttcataatttaatacctaaaccttttctttttctttttgtatgtTTATGAGTAAGATTTACTGAATGTAAGACTAAAGTTAAAGTAGACTTCtggatttatgttttatttatcattaaaatatttcgaatatttttatatgttaatattttaatagataattaatatttttataaaaatatttttatcttgttatacttttatatactcTTCAAAATGAAAGTATAATAGCTAAATAACATCATTTGGGAATCAAACACGAcgaataaatttatataaaatctcaTATCCATCCACcaataattatttactaaaataaatttataatatattttaaaataaaatattttctttcaccTACAGGAGTGACAAAATCCCAATCATTTATAAACAAATGATATTTTTCAAGTTCAAGAAATGGAGAGTCTAAAATTGCTCGAGTTTGGCTAAGCTTGTGAACTTAGCAAGAGAACTCTATCTAGTATGTATATATCATTCATCCTTTTAAGTTGTGTTTGTCTTAAAACAACTTTGAgaaaaatggattgattttctgaaaaattgatatttttagtatttaaataattttgcataaaatatttttatttgaattttctttctaaaatcattttcagtgaaataaacccaagataaattatatttgatacaAAACATTATGGAAacacattttttaaaatcaaaattattttaataagataatattttgtaataaataatatattataataagcATTTTACTATTTAAGGGCCGGGATACCTATCCAATTTTATTCCACAAGCCTAAAAGCTCGCCCAATATATAGGTTTGAGAAACAAATAGac from Gossypium raimondii isolate GPD5lz chromosome 1, ASM2569854v1, whole genome shotgun sequence harbors:
- the LOC105776757 gene encoding uncharacterized protein LOC105776757, coding for MSGFGYTIDTTRSLKIEEVFPYNAFSQLLGNLESLEVSKIKDEYVECLTNKTQPKVSVSMILRNLKLVRIDYCKNLKVVFQMEEVEENEAPLLSNLKILRLQRLPDLSCIWELPTQHVRLESLVELTILHCPRLKSLFSLSLAQSLVLLEKLEIIYCPELKQTVTELEGDKGEISHTINSHTSLSFPKLTKLYISTCDGLEYIFPTQHVRLESLVVLTIKKFPRLKSLFSLSLAQSLVQLKRLDISYCDEMKQIVTELEGDEGEISPTINSHNSLCFPELGDVSISNCYGLEYIFPTSMSPQGLQGLTLNVEACSQLKQVFRVAKDRVGNDSMLQHQQFLRSLSSFSVKRCPLLTDLVVHLEAKKASIKGVRLSAFKESFKTSKQLEVREIQDLECLVDTTKNGPTSAFTHLETLFMEDMDGLEALCKGQPPQGFLKNLKHLEVGECCKLQVH